The sequence below is a genomic window from Vibrio spartinae.
CACATGTTGATTCACCGACTTTATTTATTCACGTTGCTGCTTTGTATCCCGGGGCTCATAATGGCAGCGACATCGGTTCAGCGTATTATTACCCTTGCACCGCATGCCACCGAACTCGCCTATGCTGCCGGTCTCGGTGACAAAATTGTGGCCGTGAGTGATTACAGTGACTACCCGCCTCAAGTGAAGAACTTACCGAAAGTTGCGAACTATAAGGGCATCAAGATTGAAAAAATCCTCAGCCTCAAACCCGATTTGGTGATCATCTGGCCGGATGGCAATCCGCCCCGGGAATTACAAAAATTAAAACAGATGGGGATCCGAACCTACCCTTCTCAAATTCACCGACTGACCGATATTGCAGATAACATCGAGGCGCTCAGCCAATATGCAGATAACCCGCAAATTGGTCGTAAAAACGCGCAACAATTTCGCCAGAAGCTGACAGCGCTCAAACAGCGATATCAACATGTCCGCAAGGTTCGCTTCTTCTACCAGCTCAGTGAGAAACCCATCATCACCATCGCTCAAGATCACTGGCCCAGTGAAGTGTTTGAGTTTTGTGGCGGAGAAAATGTATTTAAAAATAGTCCGGCTCCCTACCCGCAAGTGAGCCGAGAGCAAGTATTACTGGCACGGCCTGACGTCATTTTCAATTCCCGTCATGCGCTTGAAAATCTAAATATGTGGGCAGACTGGCAGCGTATTCCAGCCGTTCGCTTACATCATGTCTGGACGCTGAATTCAGACTGGCTCAATCGCCCCACCCCCAGAACCATTCGGGCGATTGAAGAGGTCTGTGATTACCTTGATGAGGCCAGAAAAAGTAACCCCGACCTGAGCCACTGAAAAGCCGGGTTATAAAACTATCGGTTGACACCTTTTTCCCGTACAATGCGCCCTGTTTTTGTCTATACCTAAAAAATAATAGCGCTGTGCGCAAGTAATATTGTGGACCCACTCAACGTATGTTTCTTTATCTGATCGATTTATTCGGAACAATCGTATTTGCCATTTCCGGTGTGCTGTTAGCAGGCCGTTTAAAAATGGATCCATTCGGTGTTGTCGTACTTGCCAGTGTTACCGCAATTGGTGGCGGAACCATGCGCGATATCGCTTTGGGCGCGACCCCGGTGTTCTGGATTACCGATACCACCTACCTTTGGGTCATTCTTGCCACCAGCTTCCTGACAATGTTAATCATCCGTCGCCCCAAACGCCTCTCTTGGTGGGTACTGCCAGTCTGCGACGCGATTGGATTAGCGGTATTTGTTGGCATTGGCGTCGATAAATCAATGCTTTATCAGGAGTCGTCACTGGTCGCAATTATTATGGGCGTTCTGACCGGATGTGGTGGCGGTATCGTTCGGGATATTCTTGCACGGGAAATACCGATGGTGCTGCGCAGCGAAGTGTATGCCACCGCCTGTATCGTCGGCGGTATTTTCCATACCACGGCACTACAAATGGGCTACGACCACAATACGGCATTCTTATCCGGGGTCCTCTCAACCCTGATCATTCGTCTTGGCGCAATCCGTTGGCACCTATCACTACCGGTTTTTGCGATTAATCGATAGCATTTTTGTCATGAATCAC
It includes:
- a CDS encoding TRIC cation channel family protein, whose product is MFLYLIDLFGTIVFAISGVLLAGRLKMDPFGVVVLASVTAIGGGTMRDIALGATPVFWITDTTYLWVILATSFLTMLIIRRPKRLSWWVLPVCDAIGLAVFVGIGVDKSMLYQESSLVAIIMGVLTGCGGGIVRDILAREIPMVLRSEVYATACIVGGIFHTTALQMGYDHNTAFLSGVLSTLIIRLGAIRWHLSLPVFAINR
- the btuF gene encoding vitamin B12 ABC transporter substrate-binding protein BtuF translates to MLIHRLYLFTLLLCIPGLIMAATSVQRIITLAPHATELAYAAGLGDKIVAVSDYSDYPPQVKNLPKVANYKGIKIEKILSLKPDLVIIWPDGNPPRELQKLKQMGIRTYPSQIHRLTDIADNIEALSQYADNPQIGRKNAQQFRQKLTALKQRYQHVRKVRFFYQLSEKPIITIAQDHWPSEVFEFCGGENVFKNSPAPYPQVSREQVLLARPDVIFNSRHALENLNMWADWQRIPAVRLHHVWTLNSDWLNRPTPRTIRAIEEVCDYLDEARKSNPDLSH